One genomic window of Punica granatum isolate Tunisia-2019 chromosome 1, ASM765513v2, whole genome shotgun sequence includes the following:
- the LOC116206903 gene encoding zealexin A1 synthase-like → MDLADPSSETDKEFIQGYGVADHGEVREAEPSRLLSSAQEGGPIGRKTEDDSLQTWELPGETTHTCVCIWTYWDMFAAGTDTTSSTLEWAMAELFRNPEKLLKVQAVLRQVIGRGIPC, encoded by the exons ATGGACCTAGCAGACCCCAGCTCAGAGActgacaaggagttcattcaaGGATATGGCGTGGCAGATCATGGTGAAGTCAGGGAAGCCGAACCTAGTAGACTACTTTCTAGTGCTCAAGAGGGTGGACCCATAGGGCGCAAGACAGAGGATGACTC GCTGCAGACCTGGGAGCTCCCTGGTGAGACCACTCACACATGTGTTTGCATATGGACTTATTGG GACATGTTTGCTGCGGGGACTGATACCACTTCAAGCACATTGGAGTGGGCGATGGCCGAGCTATTTCGTAATCCAGAGAAGCTATTGAAAGTGCAGGCTGTGCTCAGACAGGTGATTGGCCGGGGGATCCCTTGCTAA